Proteins found in one Haloferax litoreum genomic segment:
- a CDS encoding ribbon-helix-helix domain-containing protein: MERVTLRIPKQQIEEVERMVETGEFPNRSEAIRSAVREMLNEQTTDKRQRESTSKRGWAKV, translated from the coding sequence ATGGAGCGTGTGACACTACGAATTCCGAAGCAGCAAATCGAGGAAGTCGAGCGAATGGTCGAGACGGGTGAATTCCCGAACCGATCTGAGGCCATTCGGTCCGCCGTCCGCGAGATGCTCAACGAACAGACGACCGACAAACGCCAGCGCGAATCGACCAGCAAGCGCGGCTGGGCGAAGGTGTAA
- the ftsZ gene encoding cell division protein FtsZ, protein MQDIVREAMERDEAERKTKLEDTGDDQFGDPRIVIVGCGGAGNNTINRLYNIGVEGADTVAINTDKQHLKMIEADTKILVGKSLTQGLGAGGDPSMGERATEMAQGTVKDVLGDADLVFVTAGMGGGTGTGAAPVVSKIAKEQGAIVVGMVSTPFNVERARTVKAEEGLENLRNEADSIIVLDNNRLLDYVPNLPIGKAFSVMDQIIAETVKGISETITQPSLINLDYADMSTIMNQGGVAVMLVGETQDKNKTQEVVNDAMNHPLLDVDYRGASGGLVHITGGPDLTLKEAEGIASSITERLEAAANVIWGARIQDEYKGKVRVMAIMTGVQSAQVLGPTTQKQADKSRQSIEGHQQQQQQRSEFDSSQRVETPQSGTWSDGGRDESEKNNGLDVIR, encoded by the coding sequence ATGCAAGATATCGTTCGCGAGGCGATGGAACGAGACGAGGCAGAGCGTAAGACGAAACTGGAAGACACCGGTGACGACCAGTTCGGCGACCCTCGTATCGTGATTGTCGGCTGTGGTGGTGCTGGGAACAACACCATCAACCGACTGTACAACATCGGCGTCGAAGGTGCCGACACGGTGGCGATCAACACCGACAAGCAGCACCTGAAGATGATCGAAGCAGACACGAAGATTCTCGTCGGAAAGTCCCTGACGCAGGGTCTCGGTGCTGGTGGCGACCCCTCGATGGGGGAGCGAGCAACCGAGATGGCACAGGGAACCGTCAAGGACGTCCTCGGCGACGCCGACCTGGTGTTCGTGACTGCGGGGATGGGCGGAGGTACCGGGACCGGTGCAGCACCCGTCGTCTCCAAAATCGCAAAAGAGCAAGGCGCAATCGTCGTCGGCATGGTCTCGACACCGTTCAACGTCGAGCGTGCCCGGACGGTGAAGGCCGAAGAGGGACTCGAGAACCTCCGCAACGAGGCCGACTCCATCATCGTGCTGGACAACAACCGCCTCCTCGACTACGTCCCGAACCTGCCCATCGGCAAGGCGTTCTCGGTCATGGACCAGATTATCGCCGAGACCGTCAAGGGCATCTCGGAGACGATTACCCAACCGTCGCTCATCAACCTCGACTACGCCGACATGTCGACCATCATGAACCAGGGCGGCGTCGCGGTGATGCTCGTCGGTGAGACACAGGACAAGAACAAGACCCAGGAAGTGGTCAACGACGCGATGAACCACCCACTCTTGGACGTCGACTATCGGGGTGCATCCGGTGGTCTCGTCCACATCACGGGCGGTCCCGACCTCACACTCAAGGAGGCCGAGGGAATCGCGAGCAGCATCACCGAACGACTGGAAGCCGCCGCGAACGTCATCTGGGGCGCTCGCATTCAGGACGAGTACAAAGGGAAAGTCCGTGTCATGGCCATCATGACCGGCGTCCAGTCGGCACAGGTCCTCGGCCCGACGACGCAGAAACAGGCCGACAAGTCGCGCCAGAGCATCGAGGGACACCAACAACAGCAACAACAGCGCTCGGAATTCGACAGTTCGCAGCGTGTCGAGACGCCGCAGAGCGGTACGTGGTCTGACGGTGGCCGAGACGAGTCCGAGAAGAACAACGGACTCGACGTTATCCGGTAA
- the ncsA gene encoding tRNA 2-thiolation protein NcsA has product MECDKCSRDAVMHAAYSGAHLCDDHFCASVEKRVRRRIREDNMLPRDATPEDPQTWVIGLSGGKDSVVLTHILDETFGRDPRIELVALTIHEGIEGYRDKSVDACVELAADLDIRHEVVSYQEEFGVQMDDVVEKDPENMAACAYCGVFRRDLLERFADELDADKLFTGHNLDDEAQTALMNFFEGDLRQVAKHFDASIGDFEKRRESNDFIPRAKPLRDVPEKEVALYAHLKDLPAHITECPHSSEAYRGEIQQLLLKLEENHPGTRHSIMAGYEELAQLVADEYRGDGQVDLNECERCGSKTASDVCRKCRLLESIEAV; this is encoded by the coding sequence ATGGAGTGCGACAAGTGCAGTCGGGACGCGGTGATGCACGCGGCTTACTCCGGGGCACACCTCTGTGACGACCACTTCTGTGCCTCGGTCGAGAAACGTGTGCGCCGCCGTATCCGCGAAGACAACATGCTCCCGCGGGATGCGACGCCCGAGGACCCACAGACGTGGGTCATCGGCCTCTCCGGTGGGAAAGACAGTGTCGTCCTCACGCACATCCTCGACGAGACGTTCGGACGCGACCCGCGTATCGAACTCGTCGCGTTGACCATCCACGAGGGAATCGAAGGCTACCGCGACAAGTCCGTGGACGCCTGCGTCGAACTCGCCGCGGACCTCGACATCCGCCACGAAGTCGTCTCGTATCAAGAGGAGTTCGGGGTCCAGATGGACGACGTAGTCGAGAAAGACCCCGAGAACATGGCCGCCTGTGCGTACTGCGGCGTGTTCCGCCGTGACCTCCTCGAACGCTTCGCAGACGAACTCGACGCGGACAAACTCTTCACCGGACACAACCTCGACGACGAGGCACAGACCGCGCTGATGAACTTCTTCGAAGGCGACCTGAGGCAGGTGGCGAAACACTTCGACGCCAGCATCGGTGACTTCGAGAAACGCCGGGAGTCGAACGATTTCATCCCGCGGGCCAAGCCACTCCGCGACGTGCCCGAGAAAGAAGTCGCCCTCTACGCCCATCTCAAAGACCTCCCGGCACACATCACCGAGTGTCCGCACTCGTCGGAGGCGTACCGCGGTGAAATTCAGCAACTCCTGTTGAAACTCGAAGAGAACCACCCCGGCACGCGACACTCGATTATGGCGGGGTACGAAGAGCTCGCCCAGTTGGTCGCCGACGAGTACCGCGGCGACGGACAGGTCGACCTCAACGAGTGTGAGCGCTGTGGGTCGAAGACTGCGAGCGACGTCTGTCGGAAGTGCCGCCTCCTCGAATCTATCGAGGCGGTGTGA
- a CDS encoding MFS transporter, which yields MYTRLSDLLASLRSHYATLSHLRDRTVAVLAVSNLLDHASTSIVIPLLPAYAATFGIGPVSLGLLFSLPIGSRAVFSLAFGSLSDRLGRRPFIVAGMVVGAVSVVGLGVADTVLELLALRALDGLGAAMRGPATGAYLGDYATDDNRAGVMGAYQTSGMAAAAIGPALGGALYGVGPAVPFLVLGGVTAVGAAVTVGFLPRVSDTAGTENVDVADDAHSVDTALERIEQSVSVLRDPTVAALVVGGFVAALADGAFAPTLAPLLEQSVGGGPAYTALVWSTLGATMLVVVPVGGALADDVGRKRSVVVGKALWVVVPVGILVASHRLAPLSLFVLGGIGSGITAPALGALRYEVAPDGREGTTLGLVSTAASVGGALGPLLGGVVTSTTELGVTAVCIALLWAVDPALMHRYLRDDSSDATERTTAAVDSP from the coding sequence ATGTATACACGACTCTCCGACCTGCTCGCATCGCTTCGTAGCCACTACGCCACACTCTCACACCTCCGCGACCGGACGGTTGCAGTCCTCGCGGTGTCGAACCTCCTCGACCACGCGTCGACCTCTATCGTCATTCCACTCCTCCCGGCATACGCCGCGACGTTCGGTATCGGCCCGGTCAGCCTCGGACTGTTGTTTTCGCTCCCCATCGGGAGTCGGGCAGTCTTCTCGCTGGCGTTCGGGTCGCTGTCGGACCGTCTCGGCAGACGGCCGTTCATCGTCGCCGGCATGGTCGTCGGCGCGGTGAGCGTCGTCGGCCTCGGTGTCGCCGATACCGTTCTCGAACTCCTCGCACTCCGCGCGCTCGACGGACTGGGTGCAGCGATGCGCGGTCCCGCAACGGGTGCGTACCTCGGAGACTACGCGACAGACGACAACCGCGCGGGGGTGATGGGTGCCTACCAAACGTCTGGGATGGCCGCCGCCGCAATTGGACCTGCACTGGGTGGTGCGCTCTACGGTGTCGGCCCAGCGGTCCCGTTTCTCGTCCTCGGGGGCGTCACCGCAGTCGGTGCGGCCGTGACAGTTGGCTTTCTTCCACGAGTGTCAGACACCGCCGGCACCGAGAACGTCGACGTCGCAGACGACGCCCACAGTGTCGACACCGCACTCGAACGAATCGAACAGAGTGTGTCCGTCCTTCGTGACCCCACAGTCGCCGCGCTGGTTGTCGGGGGATTCGTCGCGGCACTCGCCGACGGGGCGTTCGCACCCACGCTCGCCCCACTCCTCGAACAGTCTGTCGGGGGCGGCCCGGCATACACCGCACTCGTCTGGAGTACCCTCGGGGCGACCATGCTCGTCGTCGTGCCCGTCGGCGGGGCCCTCGCCGACGACGTCGGGCGAAAACGCAGCGTCGTCGTCGGAAAGGCGCTGTGGGTCGTCGTTCCAGTGGGGATTCTCGTGGCCTCACACCGACTCGCCCCGCTCTCGTTGTTCGTCCTCGGCGGTATCGGGTCGGGAATCACCGCGCCGGCACTCGGTGCGCTTCGGTACGAGGTCGCACCCGATGGGCGAGAAGGGACCACACTCGGACTCGTCTCGACGGCCGCTTCGGTCGGCGGTGCGCTCGGGCCGCTTCTCGGCGGTGTGGTGACTTCGACGACCGAACTTGGTGTCACGGCCGTCTGCATCGCTCTGCTCTGGGCCGTCGACCCGGCCCTGATGCACCGATACCTCCGAGACGACTCGTCGGACGCGACAGAGCGAACGACGGCAGCGGTGGATTCGCCGTGA
- a CDS encoding DUF7095 family protein — translation MERDAALDRVEAIVDAVESETLPVPVREVWVYGDVALGLDPLDRLDVYVTKDILLRGDPDAAGEFEKSHGVKGVGKSIRAEWAREHPDAIRANANGYAAPEKCLAAHLLPDDGEPVHLEVCNASFEDNVTQRLKGAVSREAYEQILDPRGVCLYADGQRSPSAMKKLRNGEFAFPTLTGALEMLGLESDEAETAVETMRTYRAEQTGTTVRGDVV, via the coding sequence ATGGAACGAGACGCCGCCCTCGACCGGGTCGAGGCTATCGTCGACGCCGTCGAATCCGAGACGCTTCCAGTCCCCGTCCGCGAGGTGTGGGTCTACGGCGACGTCGCCCTCGGACTCGACCCACTCGACCGACTCGACGTGTACGTGACGAAAGACATCCTCCTCCGTGGCGACCCCGATGCCGCCGGCGAGTTCGAGAAATCGCACGGTGTGAAAGGAGTCGGCAAAAGTATCCGCGCAGAGTGGGCGCGCGAACACCCCGACGCGATTCGAGCGAACGCGAACGGGTACGCCGCCCCCGAGAAGTGCCTCGCAGCACACCTCTTGCCGGACGACGGCGAACCAGTCCACCTCGAAGTGTGCAACGCCTCGTTCGAAGACAACGTCACCCAGCGACTGAAGGGTGCCGTCTCCCGCGAGGCGTACGAGCAGATTCTCGACCCACGTGGCGTCTGTCTCTACGCCGACGGCCAGCGTTCACCGAGTGCGATGAAGAAACTCCGCAACGGCGAGTTCGCGTTCCCGACACTCACTGGGGCGTTAGAGATGCTCGGGTTGGAGTCCGACGAGGCAGAGACAGCAGTCGAGACGATGCGTACCTACCGCGCCGAACAGACGGGAACGACGGTTCGCGGCGACGTGGTGTAA
- a CDS encoding zinc ribbon domain-containing protein: MSPPTEADRNGCPKCGHTEAETDTIATSGSGLTKMFDIQNRQFTVVSCTNCGFSELYRGRSSGNMIDLFFG; the protein is encoded by the coding sequence GTGAGCCCTCCAACAGAAGCCGACCGCAACGGGTGTCCAAAGTGCGGTCACACGGAAGCAGAGACTGACACGATTGCGACGTCCGGAAGCGGGTTGACGAAGATGTTCGACATCCAGAACCGCCAGTTCACGGTCGTCTCGTGTACGAACTGCGGTTTCTCGGAACTCTACCGCGGCCGCTCCAGCGGGAACATGATAGACCTCTTCTTCGGCTGA
- a CDS encoding class I SAM-dependent methyltransferase, with translation MRRFSESYLQRTRQGMWDDSRAALADLELDSRTNILDVGCGTGEFTRVLTDESDARVVGVDADTDLLSVATDRPGIEVTAGDATRLPFSDDSFDLVVCQALLVNLPDPIAAVREFARVSSDLVATVEPDNAAVGVDSTVAAEVPLERTVREAFLDGVQTNVALGERVTDVFDAAGLSLVGTRRYHHRKLVEPPYDEWDVQSAAQKATGEGLDRHEAELRRGLDAPDTYDALRREWRQMGREVVEQIRDGEYRRAEVVPFDVTTGRV, from the coding sequence GTGCGACGATTCTCTGAATCGTATCTCCAGCGGACGCGACAGGGGATGTGGGACGACTCGCGGGCGGCCCTCGCCGACCTGGAACTCGACAGTCGGACGAACATCCTCGACGTTGGATGCGGGACGGGCGAGTTCACGCGCGTCCTCACCGACGAGTCCGACGCCCGCGTCGTCGGCGTCGACGCCGACACCGACTTACTCTCCGTCGCCACCGACCGCCCCGGAATCGAGGTGACCGCCGGTGACGCGACGCGACTCCCGTTTTCGGACGACAGTTTCGACCTCGTGGTCTGTCAGGCGTTGCTCGTGAACCTCCCCGACCCGATAGCCGCAGTGCGCGAGTTCGCACGCGTCTCGTCTGACCTCGTGGCGACCGTCGAACCCGACAACGCCGCCGTCGGCGTCGATTCGACCGTCGCCGCGGAAGTGCCCCTCGAACGCACGGTCAGAGAGGCGTTCCTCGACGGCGTACAGACCAACGTCGCACTCGGCGAACGCGTGACGGACGTGTTCGACGCGGCCGGTCTCTCGCTCGTCGGCACCCGACGATACCACCACCGAAAACTCGTTGAACCACCGTACGACGAGTGGGACGTACAGAGTGCGGCACAGAAGGCCACCGGCGAGGGACTCGACCGACACGAGGCAGAACTTCGCCGTGGCCTCGACGCCCCCGACACCTACGATGCGCTCCGACGCGAGTGGCGACAGATGGGCCGCGAGGTGGTCGAACAGATTCGAGACGGGGAGTATCGCCGGGCCGAAGTCGTCCCGTTCGACGTGACGACTGGCCGGGTGTAA
- a CDS encoding deoxyribonuclease IV, translating into MRVGAHVSMSSSKVSSDEETPPHNNVANAVFRQVAFGGNCGQIFTTSPQVWRDPDISDEEAELFREETAGELAGPWVIHSSYLVNLCTPKDGLRQKSLDSMQTEVDMAEKLGIEYVNVHLGAHTGAGEQQGLDNAVSVLDELDIPDGVTVLIESDAGSGTKMGGDFAHLGYVLEESSQDLDVCLDTAHAFAAGYDLSTADGVDETFEELDAEVGLDHLKCVHLNDSKHECGTNKDEHALIGEGLIGEEGMRAFINHDVIVDNDVPLVLETPTEDGKGFAWNIERVRQYRADGN; encoded by the coding sequence ATGCGAGTAGGAGCACACGTCTCGATGTCGAGTTCGAAGGTTTCCTCCGACGAGGAGACGCCACCGCACAACAACGTCGCCAACGCCGTCTTCCGGCAGGTCGCCTTCGGCGGCAACTGCGGACAGATATTCACCACCTCACCGCAGGTGTGGCGTGACCCCGATATCTCCGACGAAGAGGCCGAACTGTTCCGCGAGGAGACCGCCGGCGAACTGGCAGGGCCGTGGGTCATTCACTCCTCGTATCTCGTCAATCTCTGTACGCCGAAAGATGGTCTCCGACAGAAGTCACTCGACTCGATGCAGACCGAAGTCGACATGGCAGAGAAACTCGGCATCGAGTACGTGAACGTCCACCTCGGTGCTCACACCGGCGCAGGTGAGCAACAGGGCCTCGACAACGCCGTCTCCGTCCTCGACGAACTCGACATCCCGGACGGCGTCACCGTCCTCATCGAGTCCGACGCCGGGTCGGGAACGAAGATGGGCGGCGACTTCGCACACCTCGGATACGTCCTCGAAGAATCCAGTCAGGACCTCGACGTCTGTCTCGACACCGCGCACGCCTTCGCGGCAGGGTACGACCTCTCGACGGCCGACGGTGTCGACGAGACGTTCGAGGAACTCGACGCGGAGGTCGGTCTGGACCACCTCAAGTGCGTCCACCTGAACGACTCGAAACACGAGTGCGGCACGAACAAGGACGAACACGCCCTCATCGGCGAGGGACTCATCGGCGAAGAAGGCATGCGCGCGTTCATCAACCACGACGTTATCGTGGACAACGACGTGCCACTCGTCTTGGAGACACCGACCGAAGACGGCAAGGGATTCGCGTGGAACATCGAGCGCGTTCGACAGTACCGCGCCGACGGGAACTAG
- a CDS encoding redoxin domain-containing protein, translating to MTGLPVGATAADVETALVTPDGTVTDRCLSDLVAENPVLLCFYTADFSPDCTDEWCAFRDFDWFAAGRDVTVVGASKSGVGMHRRFIDRYDLTFPLYADTDLELASEFDVVYRTFGVSKRAHRSCFLLDEDLTVRYRWLGEHWLDPTRDVPPLTEVHEGITDALELESTENFGF from the coding sequence ATGACTGGACTCCCCGTCGGCGCAACCGCCGCCGACGTCGAGACGGCACTCGTCACGCCCGACGGTACTGTGACGGACCGATGCCTCTCGGACCTCGTCGCAGAGAACCCGGTTTTACTGTGTTTCTACACCGCCGACTTCAGTCCCGACTGCACCGACGAGTGGTGTGCGTTCCGTGACTTCGACTGGTTCGCCGCGGGGCGAGACGTGACCGTCGTCGGTGCGAGTAAATCCGGTGTCGGGATGCACCGCCGGTTCATCGACAGGTACGACCTGACGTTTCCTCTCTACGCCGACACCGACCTCGAACTCGCGTCGGAATTCGACGTCGTCTACCGAACGTTTGGCGTCTCGAAACGTGCCCACCGGTCGTGTTTCCTCCTCGACGAAGACCTGACCGTTCGCTACCGGTGGCTTGGCGAACACTGGCTAGACCCCACGCGAGACGTTCCACCACTCACAGAAGTCCACGAGGGCATCACCGACGCTCTCGAACTCGAATCCACCGAGAACTTCGGGTTCTGA
- a CDS encoding lipoate--protein ligase family protein — MNDSQDALADREWRLIREDIRPGPMQMALDEVAGETAADGGPRTVRVYSWEPSCLSLGYGEDPDTVDWEFCERKGIDVTRRPTGGGGIYHDRYGDVAYSIVAPKAELPGDLIDCYHLLCEPILDAIQSVGIDVDFVDEDVPVIWHPACYLRALHPAHDMVAEGRKIAGNAQYRRRDAVVQHGSLTYSVDAETHLGVFDGHGVTPEEFRDRVVGVDELADVSRETFVEAVTDSLSDFVDAEEGSWTDDELDRARTRVEEKYATDEWVRRNPRERQ; from the coding sequence ATGAACGACTCGCAGGACGCACTCGCCGACCGCGAGTGGCGGTTGATTCGCGAAGATATCCGCCCGGGGCCGATGCAGATGGCACTGGACGAAGTCGCGGGCGAGACGGCCGCAGACGGGGGTCCGCGAACGGTTCGTGTCTACTCGTGGGAACCCAGTTGTCTCTCGCTGGGGTACGGCGAAGACCCAGACACAGTCGACTGGGAATTCTGCGAGCGAAAGGGAATCGACGTGACGCGCCGACCGACCGGTGGCGGTGGCATCTACCACGACCGATACGGCGACGTGGCATACTCCATCGTCGCCCCCAAAGCCGAGTTGCCCGGTGACCTCATCGACTGTTACCACCTCCTGTGCGAACCCATCCTCGACGCCATCCAGTCGGTCGGTATCGACGTGGACTTCGTCGACGAGGACGTGCCGGTCATCTGGCACCCAGCGTGCTATCTTCGGGCCCTCCACCCCGCACACGACATGGTCGCCGAGGGGCGGAAAATCGCGGGCAACGCCCAGTACCGCCGACGCGACGCAGTCGTCCAACACGGCTCTCTCACCTACTCCGTCGACGCCGAGACGCACCTCGGGGTGTTCGACGGGCACGGCGTGACACCCGAGGAGTTCCGTGACCGCGTGGTCGGTGTCGACGAACTCGCCGACGTATCCCGCGAGACGTTCGTCGAGGCGGTCACTGACTCGCTTTCGGACTTCGTGGATGCCGAAGAAGGGTCGTGGACAGACGACGAACTCGACCGGGCGCGAACGCGGGTCGAAGAGAAGTACGCGACCGACGAGTGGGTCCGTCGGAACCCGCGCGAGCGTCAGTGA
- a CDS encoding VOC family protein gives MHVHRVAIAATDPISLCDFYVETLGFASVPGAQRSVTAGETTLWFELGDTDADHLAFTVDADVESVIEWLDERVDILETDEGSSIRFDFMEADSVYFEDPEGNVIEYVCYDGQSSGEFDPETDIVGVTEVGMAVPDVASFVSDLTAAIDVDVWSEFGDGDIVFVGDQTARFVVSAVGRPWYPTDRAAAVDPVSVQCDADGSFDPEGLPYRVNVQP, from the coding sequence ATGCACGTCCACCGCGTCGCCATCGCCGCGACCGACCCCATCTCCCTGTGTGACTTCTACGTCGAGACGCTCGGGTTCGCATCGGTTCCCGGAGCACAACGCTCCGTGACCGCCGGCGAGACCACGCTCTGGTTCGAACTCGGTGACACGGACGCCGACCACCTCGCGTTCACTGTCGACGCCGACGTCGAGTCCGTCATCGAATGGCTCGACGAACGCGTCGATATCCTCGAGACCGACGAGGGGTCGAGCATCCGCTTCGACTTCATGGAGGCGGACTCGGTGTACTTCGAAGACCCCGAAGGCAACGTCATCGAGTACGTCTGCTACGACGGACAATCGTCGGGCGAATTCGACCCGGAGACGGACATCGTCGGCGTGACGGAAGTCGGGATGGCCGTCCCCGACGTGGCGTCGTTCGTTTCCGACTTGACCGCCGCCATCGACGTCGACGTCTGGAGTGAGTTCGGCGACGGTGACATCGTGTTCGTCGGCGACCAGACGGCCCGGTTCGTCGTCTCGGCCGTTGGTCGGCCGTGGTATCCGACAGACAGAGCGGCGGCGGTCGACCCAGTTTCAGTACAGTGCGACGCCGACGGGTCGTTCGACCCGGAGGGACTGCCGTACCGCGTCAACGTCCAACCGTAA
- a CDS encoding serine/threonine-protein kinase RIO2 — protein sequence MVRNVAGVMAELESEDFYLLSGVEQGMRFSEWVNRDKLPKNSGMTPEEVDYRIDRCMTRDLIERKTIQYEGYKLTVEGYDALALRTFAQRDTIQGFGAPLGVGKESDVFEVQSFKPLALKFHREGYTNFREVRRERDYTSDNHHVSWLYTARKAAEREYDALETLFPKVSVPRPVDHNRHAIIMSKLDGVELGKARLDSEQVVGVLDLVLDEMASAYEAGFVHADMSEYNVAVSEKGITIFDWPQAVPTDHDNARELLARDVKNIVNYFGRKYPAEMPDDIDFEALTDAIARNEFESVAQAST from the coding sequence ATGGTACGGAACGTCGCCGGCGTGATGGCCGAACTCGAGTCCGAGGATTTCTATCTCCTCTCGGGTGTCGAGCAGGGCATGCGCTTCAGCGAGTGGGTCAACCGCGACAAACTCCCGAAGAACTCGGGGATGACCCCCGAAGAGGTCGACTACCGCATCGACCGCTGCATGACCCGTGACCTCATCGAGCGCAAGACCATCCAGTACGAAGGGTACAAACTGACGGTCGAAGGCTACGACGCGCTCGCCTTGCGGACCTTCGCTCAGCGAGACACCATCCAGGGGTTCGGCGCGCCACTCGGCGTCGGCAAAGAGAGCGACGTGTTCGAAGTCCAGTCGTTCAAACCGCTGGCCCTGAAATTCCACCGCGAAGGGTACACGAACTTCCGCGAGGTTCGCCGCGAACGCGACTACACCTCTGACAACCACCACGTCTCGTGGCTCTACACCGCGCGAAAGGCCGCCGAGCGCGAGTACGACGCGCTGGAGACGCTGTTCCCCAAGGTGTCGGTCCCTCGTCCGGTCGACCACAATCGCCACGCCATCATCATGTCGAAACTCGACGGCGTGGAACTCGGCAAGGCCCGACTCGACTCCGAGCAAGTCGTTGGCGTCCTCGACCTCGTCCTCGACGAGATGGCCTCGGCCTACGAAGCAGGGTTCGTCCACGCGGACATGTCGGAGTACAACGTCGCCGTCAGCGAGAAAGGAATCACTATCTTCGATTGGCCGCAGGCAGTTCCGACCGACCACGACAACGCCCGCGAACTCCTCGCACGCGACGTGAAGAACATCGTGAACTACTTCGGTCGGAAGTACCCCGCAGAGATGCCCGACGACATCGACTTCGAAGCCCTCACCGACGCTATCGCTCGAAACGAGTTCGAGAGCGTCGCGCAGGCCAGCACCTGA